A window from Halomicrobium urmianum encodes these proteins:
- a CDS encoding protein-glutamate methylesterase/protein-glutamine glutaminase, with translation MTGVRAVVADDSHFMRSVISDILEEGGVDVVAEARNGREAAALVDEHRPDVVTMDVEMPEMDGIAAVERIMADCPTPVLMLSAHTDENADVTFEALEVGAVDFFTKPGGEVSMEMSRLKDQLVDMVRSVAGADVGAGDGASPTGSGDRSGTATAAESYVENPTLVIGSSTGGPKMVERVLSELPLAADLRILIVQHMPEGFTGRFAERIDARSDYDVDEARHGARIGGGEALVAAGDRHMRVTNYGSGRLRVKLTDDDPVNSVRPAVDVTMETAADVVDDPLVGVVLTGMGGDGADGVRRIRQAGGHTIAQDEATSAVYGMPRRAAETGCVDDVLPIEEISRGVLDAITREVTR, from the coding sequence ATGACGGGCGTGCGGGCAGTCGTCGCCGACGACTCCCACTTCATGCGGAGCGTCATCTCGGACATCCTCGAGGAGGGCGGCGTCGACGTCGTCGCGGAGGCCCGGAACGGCCGCGAGGCCGCGGCCCTCGTCGACGAACACCGGCCCGACGTCGTCACCATGGACGTCGAGATGCCCGAGATGGACGGCATCGCGGCCGTCGAGCGGATCATGGCCGACTGTCCGACGCCGGTGTTGATGCTGTCGGCCCACACCGACGAGAACGCCGACGTCACCTTCGAGGCGCTGGAGGTGGGCGCGGTCGACTTCTTCACCAAGCCCGGCGGCGAGGTGTCGATGGAGATGTCCCGGCTGAAGGACCAGCTCGTGGACATGGTCCGGTCCGTCGCGGGGGCCGACGTGGGCGCGGGCGACGGAGCGTCGCCGACCGGGAGTGGCGACCGGTCGGGAACGGCCACGGCGGCGGAGTCGTACGTCGAGAACCCGACGCTCGTGATCGGCTCCTCGACCGGCGGTCCGAAGATGGTCGAGCGCGTCCTCTCGGAGCTCCCGCTGGCCGCGGACCTGCGGATCCTGATCGTCCAGCACATGCCCGAGGGCTTCACCGGGCGCTTCGCCGAGCGGATCGACGCCCGCAGCGACTACGACGTCGACGAGGCGCGCCACGGCGCCCGGATCGGCGGCGGCGAAGCGCTCGTCGCCGCCGGCGACCGGCACATGCGCGTGACCAACTACGGGAGCGGACGCCTGCGCGTGAAGCTGACGGACGACGACCCGGTCAACAGCGTCCGGCCCGCCGTCGACGTGACGATGGAGACGGCGGCCGACGTCGTCGACGACCCGCTCGTGGGCGTCGTGCTCACGGGCATGGGCGGGGACGGCGCCGACGGCGTCCGGCGGATCAGGCAGGCCGGCGGCCACACGATAGCCCAGGACGAGGCGACCTCGGCCGTCTACGGCATGCCCCGGCGCGCGGCCGAGACCGGCTGCGTCGACGACGTGCTGCCGATCGAGGAGATCTCCCGGGGCGTCCTCGATGCGATCACACGCGAGGTGACACGATGA
- the cheA gene encoding chemotaxis protein CheA, which produces MNDEYLDAFVRESEEAITQLNNSLLALESDPEDTEAMDSIFRTAHTLKGNFGAMGFDDASNLAHAVEDLLDEMRQGEMAVTPDVMDLVFAGVDDIEAIVREIEEHGEARTDTDETVDRLRTVLEEGAEAAGGGAAAAAGGGGATVAAAGGGDVATSDGDAEAATGGVAAAVAETPELDTDLSSGAADDRVIRATVDVGDAEMPGVDALLAVDGIEESFPVLDATPDRDAVEDGEFEDDFALYLDAPDADAVEAALADVGTVDAAEAADVTDALDGGATGSDDGGAHDGDESAADGADDGGSAADAGVDEIKSVRVDVDQLDDLHGLVEQLVTSRIKLRRAVEDDEVGGAGETLDELDKITADLQNTVMDMRLVPLKKIVGKFPRLVRDLSRELGKDVEFTIEGEDIELDRTILTEISDPLMHILRNSVDHGIEAPDVREEKGKPRTGHVTLRASRERDHVIVEVEDDGAGLDVDGIRSKAAEKGVRSPEELEAMDDSAIYDLVFHPGFSTADEVTDTSGRGVGMDVVHDTVTQLDGSVSVDSAPGEGTTVSLRLPVTMAIVKVLFVEVGDEEYGVPLKNVDEITRADDVKRVDGSEVIKHDGEIYPVVDLGSTFDVPGETKNGDGMLVRVRESERQVALRCDSVERQEEVVVKPLEGILSGTPGLSGTAVLGDGNIVHILDVVTL; this is translated from the coding sequence ATGAACGACGAGTATCTCGACGCGTTCGTTCGCGAGAGCGAGGAGGCGATCACGCAACTGAACAACTCCCTGCTGGCCCTGGAGTCGGACCCGGAGGACACCGAGGCGATGGACTCGATCTTCCGGACGGCCCACACGCTGAAGGGCAACTTCGGCGCGATGGGGTTCGACGACGCCTCGAACCTGGCACACGCCGTCGAGGACCTCCTCGACGAGATGCGCCAGGGCGAGATGGCCGTCACGCCCGACGTGATGGACCTCGTCTTCGCCGGCGTCGACGACATCGAGGCCATCGTCCGGGAGATCGAAGAGCACGGCGAGGCCCGGACCGACACCGACGAGACCGTCGACCGGCTCCGGACCGTCCTCGAAGAGGGGGCCGAAGCGGCCGGCGGTGGCGCCGCGGCGGCCGCTGGCGGTGGTGGTGCCACAGTAGCGGCAGCGGGCGGTGGCGACGTCGCGACGAGCGACGGCGACGCCGAGGCCGCGACCGGAGGCGTCGCTGCTGCGGTGGCAGAGACGCCAGAGCTCGACACTGACCTCTCGTCCGGGGCGGCCGACGACCGGGTGATCCGGGCGACGGTGGACGTCGGGGACGCGGAGATGCCCGGCGTCGACGCGCTGCTGGCCGTCGACGGCATCGAGGAGTCGTTCCCGGTGCTCGACGCGACGCCGGATCGCGACGCGGTCGAGGACGGCGAGTTCGAGGACGACTTCGCGCTGTATCTCGACGCGCCCGACGCCGACGCCGTCGAGGCGGCGCTGGCCGACGTCGGGACGGTCGACGCGGCCGAGGCGGCCGACGTGACCGACGCCCTCGACGGCGGCGCAACCGGGAGCGACGACGGTGGAGCGCACGACGGCGACGAGTCGGCCGCCGACGGGGCGGACGACGGCGGTTCCGCAGCCGACGCCGGCGTCGACGAGATCAAATCGGTCCGGGTCGACGTCGATCAGCTCGACGACCTCCACGGGCTGGTCGAACAGCTCGTCACCAGCCGGATCAAGCTCCGCCGGGCCGTCGAGGACGACGAGGTCGGCGGCGCCGGCGAGACGCTCGACGAGCTCGACAAGATCACCGCGGACCTCCAGAACACGGTGATGGACATGCGGCTCGTCCCGCTGAAGAAGATCGTCGGGAAGTTCCCCCGGCTGGTGCGGGACCTCTCGCGGGAACTGGGCAAGGACGTCGAGTTCACCATCGAGGGCGAGGACATCGAGCTCGACCGGACGATCCTGACCGAGATCTCGGACCCGCTGATGCACATCCTGCGGAACTCGGTGGACCACGGCATCGAGGCGCCCGACGTCCGCGAGGAGAAAGGCAAGCCCCGAACGGGTCACGTCACGTTGCGGGCCTCCCGCGAGCGGGACCACGTGATCGTCGAGGTCGAGGACGACGGGGCCGGACTGGACGTCGACGGGATCCGGAGCAAGGCCGCCGAGAAGGGCGTCCGCTCGCCGGAGGAACTGGAGGCGATGGACGACTCGGCCATCTACGACCTGGTCTTCCACCCCGGCTTCTCGACGGCCGACGAGGTGACCGACACCAGCGGCCGCGGCGTCGGGATGGACGTCGTCCACGACACCGTCACGCAGCTCGACGGCTCCGTCAGCGTCGACTCGGCGCCCGGCGAGGGGACCACGGTGTCGCTGCGCCTGCCGGTGACGATGGCCATCGTCAAGGTGCTGTTCGTCGAGGTCGGCGACGAGGAGTACGGCGTGCCCCTGAAGAACGTCGACGAGATAACCCGCGCCGACGACGTCAAGCGGGTCGACGGGAGCGAGGTGATCAAGCACGACGGCGAGATCTACCCGGTCGTCGACCTCGGGTCGACCTTCGACGTGCCCGGGGAGACGAAGAACGGCGACGGGATGCTCGTGCGCGTCCGCGAGTCCGAGCGCCAGGTGGCGCTGCGCTGTGACTCCGTCGAGCGCCAGGAGGAGGTCGTCGTCAAGCCCCTGGAGGGCATCCTCAGCGGGACGCCGGGGCTCTCGGGGACGGCCGTGCTCGGCGACGGAAACATCGTCCACATCCTCGACGTGGTGACGCTGTGA
- a CDS encoding CheR family methyltransferase, translating into MSKGSQREFDQLLALIEKRMDFESGFYNDAYLDRRITARMRRTDTDSYAEYKRLLQRDDGGERQALLDSLSINVTGFFRNPEAWEHLRPVLRELTEQKRRVDVWSAPCADGREPYSAAMLALDDDEVVDRRVSILGTDINRDVLRRARRATYQTSQTTDIEGELAPLDEYEPYVDRDGDEFTVRPPVRDMVSFEQHDLIRGEAKRNFDLVFCRNLLIYIDSEYKVPIFETIRNSLRPGGYLMIGMTETLPAECRDAFEPVDKQHRIYRRV; encoded by the coding sequence ATGAGCAAGGGTAGCCAGCGCGAGTTCGACCAGTTGCTCGCCCTCATCGAGAAGCGGATGGACTTCGAGTCCGGCTTCTACAACGACGCCTACCTCGACCGCCGGATCACCGCCCGCATGCGGCGGACGGACACCGACTCCTACGCCGAGTACAAGCGCCTCCTCCAGCGGGACGACGGGGGGGAACGCCAGGCGCTGCTCGATTCGCTGTCGATCAACGTCACCGGCTTCTTCCGGAACCCGGAGGCCTGGGAGCACCTCCGTCCGGTCCTGCGGGAACTGACCGAGCAGAAGCGCCGCGTCGACGTCTGGAGCGCCCCCTGCGCGGACGGCCGCGAGCCCTACTCGGCCGCGATGCTGGCGCTGGACGACGACGAGGTCGTCGACCGGCGCGTCTCGATCCTGGGGACCGACATCAACCGCGACGTCCTCCGGCGGGCCCGTCGGGCAACCTACCAGACCTCGCAGACGACGGACATCGAGGGGGAACTGGCACCCCTCGACGAGTACGAGCCCTACGTCGACCGCGACGGCGACGAGTTCACCGTCCGACCGCCCGTCCGGGACATGGTCTCCTTCGAGCAGCACGACCTCATCCGCGGCGAGGCCAAGCGGAACTTCGACCTCGTCTTCTGCCGGAACCTCCTCATCTACATCGACAGCGAGTACAAGGTCCCCATCTTCGAGACGATCCGTAACTCGCTGCGCCCGGGCGGATATCTCATGATCGGGATGACGGAGACGCTGCCCGCGGAGTGCCGGGACGCCTTCGAGCCCGTCGACAAGCAACACCGCATCTACCGACGCGTATGA
- a CDS encoding HEAT repeat domain-containing protein, with the protein MSLYQLERDGEVQELIRVLRESDNERVRARAAELLGNFPDHDDRRDVVNALIRSAQSEGGAVAANAVDSLSDLGGDAIEQLIADAAGVDLDEGADWVRAKAFARALSADVPELRMAAANALGRLDQADAVGPLAGRFDDPDPRVRARAARACGSIGDPRAAEPLTKLLDDGHATVRQEAARALGDVGNRRALQALLPLYQDDDERVRRVAVDAFGNFGNDRPVDYLVESLTDESAVVRRTAVYSLIELLSNVPTERSHEIRETVVEKLSATDDRSVVVPLVEILEESTQPAQRRNTAWLLGRVTGDEERGRVLDALVAALDEDDGMLQQFAATSLARLGGSDVERRLLSVVEDDDRDPQVRAQAIFALGKVGGERSRKTLDRLIDQTDNETVRKRAFSAVSKLGGRV; encoded by the coding sequence ATGAGCCTCTACCAGCTGGAACGGGACGGCGAAGTCCAGGAACTCATCCGGGTGCTCAGGGAGAGCGACAACGAGCGCGTCCGAGCCCGCGCCGCCGAGTTGCTCGGGAACTTCCCCGACCACGACGACCGCAGGGACGTGGTCAACGCCTTGATCCGGTCCGCGCAGTCGGAGGGCGGCGCGGTCGCAGCGAACGCGGTCGACTCGCTTTCCGACCTCGGCGGGGACGCCATCGAGCAACTGATCGCCGACGCCGCCGGCGTCGACCTCGACGAGGGCGCCGACTGGGTCCGCGCGAAGGCCTTCGCGAGGGCGCTGTCGGCCGACGTCCCCGAACTCCGGATGGCCGCGGCCAACGCCCTGGGCCGGCTGGATCAGGCCGACGCGGTCGGGCCGCTGGCCGGGCGCTTCGACGATCCCGACCCCCGCGTCCGGGCGCGGGCGGCGCGGGCCTGCGGGTCCATCGGCGACCCGCGGGCCGCCGAACCGCTGACGAAACTGCTCGACGACGGTCACGCGACCGTCCGCCAGGAGGCCGCCCGCGCGCTGGGCGACGTTGGCAACCGGCGGGCCCTGCAGGCCCTGCTCCCGCTGTACCAGGATGACGACGAGCGCGTCCGCCGGGTCGCCGTCGACGCGTTCGGCAACTTCGGCAACGACCGGCCCGTCGACTACCTCGTCGAGTCGCTGACGGACGAGTCGGCCGTCGTCCGCCGGACCGCCGTCTACTCGTTGATCGAACTGCTGTCGAACGTCCCGACCGAGCGCAGCCACGAGATCCGCGAGACCGTCGTCGAGAAGCTCTCCGCGACCGACGACCGCAGCGTCGTCGTGCCGCTGGTGGAGATTCTCGAGGAGAGCACCCAGCCGGCCCAGCGTCGCAACACGGCGTGGCTGCTGGGCCGGGTGACCGGCGACGAGGAGCGCGGGCGCGTCCTCGACGCCCTGGTCGCGGCGCTGGACGAGGACGACGGGATGCTCCAGCAGTTCGCCGCGACCAGCCTCGCCCGGCTCGGCGGGAGCGACGTCGAGCGGCGCCTGCTTTCAGTCGTCGAGGATGACGACCGCGACCCGCAGGTGCGGGCCCAGGCCATCTTCGCGCTCGGCAAGGTCGGCGGCGAGCGTTCCCGGAAGACGCTCGACCGGCTGATCGACCAGACCGACAACGAGACCGTCCGTAAGCGGGCCTTCTCGGCCGTCTCGAAGCTGGGTGGTCGCGTGTGA